The following coding sequences are from one Aethina tumida isolate Nest 87 chromosome 2, icAetTumi1.1, whole genome shotgun sequence window:
- the LOC109597536 gene encoding ubiquilin-2 — translation MADELPINQENAKKENKEIVDSEPDTLITLTIKTTTMKDSVKVSQDLTVKEFKDVVAIKFKAEPKDLVLIFAGKIMKDEDTLKQLKVKDGLSIHVVVRTEPQPTPQPSLNSNLDSPPVNVEAPFGNLGISSSLFEGLEDSQRQTLEQMRPMIQQLLNTPSMRLLMEAMQSDPSAMNYSAILEQIPHLMPQVENQDIQNLVSSLSTYVQELNTNNLAPNNAQPTDPMPPIIPILPTNTVPATNPVAPNPNPAAPNVRTDTLAELFSQMMSGMMQNNNTPPEELYRSQLEQLAEIGFTNREANIRALVSTFGDVNAAVERLLTQDEPHADQP, via the coding sequence ATGGCTGACGAATTACCAATAAACCAAGAAAACGCCAAGAAAGAAAACAAAGAAATCGTAGACTCCGAACCTGACACCTTGATCACCCTTACGATAAAGACTACAACCATGAAAGATTCGGTGAAAGTGTCCCAAGACCTAACGGTGAAGGAGTTCAAAGACGTCGTGGCGATTAAATTCAAAGCAGAACCCAAAGACCTGGTTCTAATATTCGCGGGCAAGATCATGAAAGACGAAGACACGCTCAAGCAACTTAAGGTAAAGGACGGATTGTCCATCCACGTCGTGGTTCGCACCGAACCCCAACCAACTCCGCAGCCTTCGTTGAACTCCAACTTGGACAGTCCCCCGGTTAACGTCGAAGCCCCGTTCGGCAACCTGGGCATCAGCTCCTCGCTGTTCGAGGGCCTAGAAGACTCCCAAAGGCAGACTTTGGAGCAAATGAGACCGATGATACAGCAGCTGCTCAACACGCCCTCCATGCGCCTGTTAATGGAGGCCATGCAATCAGACCCGAGCGCCATGAACTACTCCGCCATATTGGAGCAGATTCCGCACCTTATGCCGCAGGTCGAGAATCAGGACATTCAAAATTTGGTGTCGTCGTTGAGCACCTACGTGCAGGAACTGAATACGAATAATTTGGCGCCGAATAATGCCCAACCGACTGACCCCATGCCGCCAATTATCCCGATCCTACCGACTAACACCGTACCCGCGACCAATCCTGTTGCCCCTAATCCTAATCCGGCGGCCCCTAATGTTCGCACTGACACTTTGGCGGAGCTGTTTTCGCAAATGATGTCGGGCATGATGCAGAATAACAATACGCCACCTGAGGAGCTGTATCGTAGCCAGCTGGAGCAGTTGGCGGAAATAGGGTTCACCAACAGAGAGGCGAACATTCGAGCTCTGGTTTCGACTTTTGGCGACGTCAATGCTGCAGTGGAAAGACTGTTGACGCAAGATGAACCCCATGCGGATCAACCGTAG
- the LOC109597548 gene encoding uncharacterized aarF domain-containing protein kinase 5 isoform X2, producing MVRSRLFGSLRRSTFFKNFNGKNCRLALLGTGCFSTFAFVTIVHSKNSPNTDKQCTPDKCEQEVLNASNFTVDSAIRFMRSIKIGFSVSLDYYFSELGLTENTPNYNIMMSRIHQRAANKILEGCLLNGGSYIKLGQGLCSMSHILPPEYVNTLKSLQDKCLMRKENELNQIFEKDFGKLPNEIFKEFDTTPIAAASIAQVFKAKTKDDETVAVKVQYIDLQERFEGDVATINFLLKVAGTLHPSFNFDWVLEDLKACLQQELDFVNEGKNSERCAKELQQLKYVYVPKVNWELTSRRVLVTEFIEGHKICDVAKIKQDGLSLADINTKLFEAFGHQIFQTGFVHADPHPGNILIRKVNGKAQLVLLDHGLYQEISAKDREALSYMWKAIVYKEYDNMKKYANQLGVTDHIIFAEILTQAPLRTRGFNLNYRLTEHDLQQMTQFAKERFEVIMKCLKEMPRSLLLVIRNLNTIRAIAQDHGNPIDRYTVLARVATKCIFSKQDTFFKRLSNMIGRLYFELMLLINKISTWFTEIMIKLVDKSGAVEDLQREFSSINTL from the exons ATGGTTAGAAGTAGACTTTTTGGATCGTTAAGGAGAAGcacgttttttaaaaattttaatggtaaaaATTGTCGTTTGGCTTTGTTGGGCACTGGGTGCTTCAGTACATTTGCGTTTGTTACCATTGTTCACAGTAAAAATTCGCCAAATACAGATAAACAATGTACTCCCGACAAGTGTGAACAAGAAGTTCTGAATGCTTCAAATTTCACCGTTGATAGTGCAATTCGTTTTATGAG gtccaTCAAGATAGGATTTTCGGTTTCTTTGGATTACTATTTTTCCGAATTAGGTTTAACAGAAAACACTCCGAATTACAACATCATGATGAGTCGAATTCACCAAAGAGCGGCTAATAAAATCTTGGAAGGGTGCTTGCTCAATGGCGGTTCGTATATTAAACTCGGACAAGGTTTGTGCTCAATGAGCCACATCCTGCCTCCGGAGTACGTTAACACGTTGAAATCGCTGCAGGATAAATGTCTAATGCGAAAGGAAAACGAACTTAATCAAATTTTCGAAAAAGACTTCGGAAAATTgccaaatgaaatatttaaagaatttgataCCACTCCAATTGCTGCAGCCAGTATTGCTCAG GTATTTAAAGCAAAAACCAAAGATGATGAAACGGTAGCTGTGAAAGTTCAGTATATAGACTTACAAGAACGTTTTGAAGGTGACGTGgcaactattaattttttattgaaagtaGCAGGAACATTACATCCCAGCTTTAACTTCGATTGGGTCCTCGAAGATTTGAAGGCATGTTTACAACAAGAACTGGATTTTGTGAATGAGGGAAAGAATTCTGAGAGGTGTGCCAAAGAGTTACAACAACTGAAGTACGTCTATGTGCCTAAAGTAAATTGGGAATTAACAAGTAGG AGAGTGCTGGTGACTGAATTTATTGAGGGCCATAAAATATGTGATGTAGCTAAAATAAAGCAGGATGGATTATCGCTGGCTGATATAAACACTAAACTATTTGAAGCCTTTGGTCACCAAATTTTTCAAACCGGATTTGTTCACGCCGATCCCCATCCAggaaata ttttaataagaaaGGTTAATGGGAAAGCCCAATTGGTGCTTCTGGACCATGGACTGTATCAAGAAATTTCTGCCAAAGATAGAGAAGCATTAAGTTACATGTGGAAAGCAATAGTCTATAAAGAGTACGACAACATGAAGAAATACGCCAATCAGTTAGGAGTTACCG ATCATATAATTTTCGCCGAAATTCTAACCCAGGCTCCACTTAGAACACGtggtttcaatttaaattacagaCTCACTGAACACGACTTACAACAAATGACCCAATTTGCCAAAGAAAGATTTGAAGTTATCatgaaatgtttgaaagaAATGCCTCGTTCTCTGCTTTTAGTTATCag aaatttaaataccattaGAGCTATAGCTCAGGATCATGGGAATCCCATAGATAGGTACACTGTTTTGGCAAGGGTGGCAACCAAGTGTATTTTCAGTAAACAAGATACTTTCTTTAAAAGATTGAGCAATATGATAGGAAgactatattttgaattaatgttACT aataaataaaatatccacTTGGTTTAcggaaattatgataaaacttGTAGATAAATCAGGAGCAGTGGAAGATTTACAGAGGGAGTTCTCCAGTATCAACACTTTATAA
- the LOC109597548 gene encoding uncharacterized aarF domain-containing protein kinase 5 isoform X1: MSVSFSRPFFPLIRPCHFSVDVDLRIYSYTLNCVYGVLIYYYYFFSRSPIMVRSRLFGSLRRSTFFKNFNGKNCRLALLGTGCFSTFAFVTIVHSKNSPNTDKQCTPDKCEQEVLNASNFTVDSAIRFMRSIKIGFSVSLDYYFSELGLTENTPNYNIMMSRIHQRAANKILEGCLLNGGSYIKLGQGLCSMSHILPPEYVNTLKSLQDKCLMRKENELNQIFEKDFGKLPNEIFKEFDTTPIAAASIAQVFKAKTKDDETVAVKVQYIDLQERFEGDVATINFLLKVAGTLHPSFNFDWVLEDLKACLQQELDFVNEGKNSERCAKELQQLKYVYVPKVNWELTSRRVLVTEFIEGHKICDVAKIKQDGLSLADINTKLFEAFGHQIFQTGFVHADPHPGNILIRKVNGKAQLVLLDHGLYQEISAKDREALSYMWKAIVYKEYDNMKKYANQLGVTDHIIFAEILTQAPLRTRGFNLNYRLTEHDLQQMTQFAKERFEVIMKCLKEMPRSLLLVIRNLNTIRAIAQDHGNPIDRYTVLARVATKCIFSKQDTFFKRLSNMIGRLYFELMLLINKISTWFTEIMIKLVDKSGAVEDLQREFSSINTL; the protein is encoded by the exons ATGTCGGTCTCTTTCTCGCGACCGTTCTTTCCGTTGATTCGTCCTTGTCACTTTTCAGTGGATGTTGACTTGCGCATCTATTCCTATACATTAAACTGCGTATACGgcgtacttatttattattattattttttttctaggtCGCCAATCATGGTTAGAAGTAGACTTTTTGGATCGTTAAGGAGAAGcacgttttttaaaaattttaatggtaaaaATTGTCGTTTGGCTTTGTTGGGCACTGGGTGCTTCAGTACATTTGCGTTTGTTACCATTGTTCACAGTAAAAATTCGCCAAATACAGATAAACAATGTACTCCCGACAAGTGTGAACAAGAAGTTCTGAATGCTTCAAATTTCACCGTTGATAGTGCAATTCGTTTTATGAG gtccaTCAAGATAGGATTTTCGGTTTCTTTGGATTACTATTTTTCCGAATTAGGTTTAACAGAAAACACTCCGAATTACAACATCATGATGAGTCGAATTCACCAAAGAGCGGCTAATAAAATCTTGGAAGGGTGCTTGCTCAATGGCGGTTCGTATATTAAACTCGGACAAGGTTTGTGCTCAATGAGCCACATCCTGCCTCCGGAGTACGTTAACACGTTGAAATCGCTGCAGGATAAATGTCTAATGCGAAAGGAAAACGAACTTAATCAAATTTTCGAAAAAGACTTCGGAAAATTgccaaatgaaatatttaaagaatttgataCCACTCCAATTGCTGCAGCCAGTATTGCTCAG GTATTTAAAGCAAAAACCAAAGATGATGAAACGGTAGCTGTGAAAGTTCAGTATATAGACTTACAAGAACGTTTTGAAGGTGACGTGgcaactattaattttttattgaaagtaGCAGGAACATTACATCCCAGCTTTAACTTCGATTGGGTCCTCGAAGATTTGAAGGCATGTTTACAACAAGAACTGGATTTTGTGAATGAGGGAAAGAATTCTGAGAGGTGTGCCAAAGAGTTACAACAACTGAAGTACGTCTATGTGCCTAAAGTAAATTGGGAATTAACAAGTAGG AGAGTGCTGGTGACTGAATTTATTGAGGGCCATAAAATATGTGATGTAGCTAAAATAAAGCAGGATGGATTATCGCTGGCTGATATAAACACTAAACTATTTGAAGCCTTTGGTCACCAAATTTTTCAAACCGGATTTGTTCACGCCGATCCCCATCCAggaaata ttttaataagaaaGGTTAATGGGAAAGCCCAATTGGTGCTTCTGGACCATGGACTGTATCAAGAAATTTCTGCCAAAGATAGAGAAGCATTAAGTTACATGTGGAAAGCAATAGTCTATAAAGAGTACGACAACATGAAGAAATACGCCAATCAGTTAGGAGTTACCG ATCATATAATTTTCGCCGAAATTCTAACCCAGGCTCCACTTAGAACACGtggtttcaatttaaattacagaCTCACTGAACACGACTTACAACAAATGACCCAATTTGCCAAAGAAAGATTTGAAGTTATCatgaaatgtttgaaagaAATGCCTCGTTCTCTGCTTTTAGTTATCag aaatttaaataccattaGAGCTATAGCTCAGGATCATGGGAATCCCATAGATAGGTACACTGTTTTGGCAAGGGTGGCAACCAAGTGTATTTTCAGTAAACAAGATACTTTCTTTAAAAGATTGAGCAATATGATAGGAAgactatattttgaattaatgttACT aataaataaaatatccacTTGGTTTAcggaaattatgataaaacttGTAGATAAATCAGGAGCAGTGGAAGATTTACAGAGGGAGTTCTCCAGTATCAACACTTTATAA
- the LOC109597551 gene encoding tumor protein p53-inducible nuclear protein 1 gives MFQNLANYLLGSVINQEQGATAEGVEDSSTRLRSVESEDDWVLVDRDSEGNTDNSSVESLDINEDENEDRIVPLPNITRSSSTSSIPCTNMEESWFLTPPPCFTSAGPVLLETSPLENLLIEHPSMSVYYSHLHRRHGTPSLRSNSPSVRSNSPSIAGEPEPFEVEEVEEEQVAIVHRRTPRVNREQVLHQQERQKLKSKHAQKVQMQKACQAIKRGHLDRNNKAREVNSRNRRQRRGERSQGANRSHANNNRKC, from the exons ATGTTCCAAAACTTAGCCAACTACTTGCTGGGCTCAGTAATAAACCAAGAACAAGGAGCAACGGCAGAGGGGGTCGAAGACAGCAGCACCAGGTTGAGATCGGTGGAGTCGGAGGACGACTGGGTTTTGGTCGATAGAGACAGCGAGGGGAACACCGATAATAGTTCGGTAGAAAGTTTAGATATTAACGAAGACGAAAATGAAGACCGAATCGTACCATTACCAAACATTACCAG GAGTAGTTCAACATCATCTATACCCTGCACGAACATGGAGGAATCCTGGTTCCTCACGCCGCCACCCTGTTTCACGTCGGCGGGACCCGTCCTGCTGGAGACGTCACCGCTGGAAAACCTCCTCATCGAGCACCCGAGCATGAGCGTCTACTACTCGCACCTGCACAGGAGGCACGGTACACCTTCCCTACGCTCGAACTCACCCTCGGTCCGCTCGAACTCCCCCTCCATAGCCGGCGAACCGGAACCGTTCGAGGTCGAGGAGGTTGAGGAGGAGCAGGTCGCCATCGTCCACCGCAGGACGCCCAGAGTGAACAGGGAGCAGGTGTTGCATCAACAGGAACGACAAAAACTGAAGAGCAAGCATGCTCAAAAG GTGCAAATGCAAAAAGCTTGTCAGGCAATCAAACGTGGGCATTTGGACCGCAACAATAAGGCTCGTGAAGTAAACAGTCGCAATCGGCGACAAAGGCGCGGGGAACGGTCCCAAGGTGCTAACCGTTCCCACGCCAACAATAACCGCAAGTGCTGA
- the LOC109597554 gene encoding eukaryotic translation initiation factor 2 subunit 2 — MAEDEAIFDPTLKKKKKKKKTTFDIEAALAEGTADTQEGGNEGEAKEEEKDDENIDLDLDFTRKKKKKKKPFSTEELDAALPDVKDDENVDGANQEEGAADDDFDLDLLDFSKSKKKKKKKTNLDELIAEADEKSEDKENVDDNAITWMGSDRDYTYEELLNRAFEIMRDKNPDMAAGKKQKFVMRPPQVVKIGAKKTSFANFTEICKMLHRQPKHLLDFLLAELGTSGSVDGNSQLIIKGRFQQKQIENVLRRYIKEYVTCHTCRSPDTILQKDTRLFFLQCETCGSRCSVASIKSGFQAVTSKRAAIRAKTA; from the exons ATGGCCGAAGATGAAGCG ATATTTGATCCAACTttgaaaaagaagaagaagaaaaagaagacaACCTTTGATATTGAAGCAGCATTGGCGGAAGGAACTGCTGACACCCAGGAAGGTGGCAATGAAGGCGAAGCCAAGGAAGAAGAAAAAGACGATGAAAACATAGATCTCGATTTAGATTTTACCagaaaaaagaagaagaaaaagaagcCCTTTTCTACTGAGGAATTAGATGCGGCACTTCCTGATGTGAAAGATGATGAAAATGTTGATG GTGCGAATCAGGAAGAGGGTGCTGCGGATGATGACTTTGACTTGGACCTGTTGGACTTCAGCAAgtcaaaaaagaagaaaaagaagaagacGAATTTGGATGAGTTAATTGCCGAAGCTGATGAAAAGTCGGAAGATAAAGAGAATG tggaTGACAATGCAATCACCTGGATGGGTTCTGACAGAGATTATACTTATGAAGAATTGTTAAATCGTGCCTTTGAAATTATGCGGGACAAGAACCCTGATATGGCCGCTGGTAAGAAGCAGAAATTCGTAATGAGACCACCTCAAGTTGTTAAAATCGGAGCAAAGAAGACATCGTTTGCCAACTTTACTGAGATATGTAAAATGTTGCATCGGCAGCCCAAACATTTATTGGATTTCTTATTAGCTGAATTGGGTACAAGTGGATCAGTGGATGGTAATAGTCAACTTATCATCAAAGGTAGATTCCAAcagaaacaaattgaaaacgtATTGAGgag atatattaaagaatatgtaACCTGCCACACCTGCAGATCACCAGACACAATCTTGCAAAAAGACACCAGATTGTTCTTCCTTCAGTGTGAGACTTGTGGATCAAGATGCTCTGTTGCTAGTATCAAATCTGGTTTCCAG GCTGTTACTTCAAAACGTGCTGCCATTCGAGCAAAAACGGCTTAG